One window of Pyxicephalus adspersus chromosome 4, UCB_Pads_2.0, whole genome shotgun sequence genomic DNA carries:
- the LOC140329999 gene encoding lymphotactin-like isoform X1: MTIIHITPIVLLGIFLCTTIGNGMGIEFVDKRTCLDLQQKEFPLQQLTSYTRQTIPKEAILFKTKKGRELCADPTMPWVIKAVAMLDKKAKSQPNIKESTNNKKTADKKRGTQKKNKKRNTKKNDKKAPKVKPNNASPKSS; the protein is encoded by the exons ATGACGATTATCCATATTACACCTATTGTTCTGCTGGGAATATTTCTTTGCACTACCATAGGTAATG gaATGGGCATTGAATTTGTAGACAAAAGAACCTGCCTAGATTTGCAACAGAAGGAGTTTCCTCTTCAGCAGTTGACAAGTTACACCAGGCAAACCATCCCAAAAGAAGCAATTTT gtttaaaacaaaaaaaggtagagAGTTATGTGCAGATCCCACCATGCCTTGGGTGATTAAAGCTGTTGCTATGCTGGACAAGAAAGCCAAAAGCCAACCAAACATCAAGGAAtctaccaacaacaaaaaaacagctgaCAAAAAGAGAGGAAcacaaaagaagaataaaaagagaaacacaaagaaaaatgataaaaaagcaccCAAAGTGAAGCCCAACAATGCTTCTCCCAAGAGTTCTTAA
- the LOC140329999 gene encoding lymphotactin-like isoform X2, whose translation MTIIHITPIVLLGIFLCTTIGMGIEFVDKRTCLDLQQKEFPLQQLTSYTRQTIPKEAILFKTKKGRELCADPTMPWVIKAVAMLDKKAKSQPNIKESTNNKKTADKKRGTQKKNKKRNTKKNDKKAPKVKPNNASPKSS comes from the exons ATGACGATTATCCATATTACACCTATTGTTCTGCTGGGAATATTTCTTTGCACTACCATAG gaATGGGCATTGAATTTGTAGACAAAAGAACCTGCCTAGATTTGCAACAGAAGGAGTTTCCTCTTCAGCAGTTGACAAGTTACACCAGGCAAACCATCCCAAAAGAAGCAATTTT gtttaaaacaaaaaaaggtagagAGTTATGTGCAGATCCCACCATGCCTTGGGTGATTAAAGCTGTTGCTATGCTGGACAAGAAAGCCAAAAGCCAACCAAACATCAAGGAAtctaccaacaacaaaaaaacagctgaCAAAAAGAGAGGAAcacaaaagaagaataaaaagagaaacacaaagaaaaatgataaaaaagcaccCAAAGTGAAGCCCAACAATGCTTCTCCCAAGAGTTCTTAA